The genomic interval ttgtttgatatttattaGGGTCTATACTTTATTAATGCTCTGATCAATATCTATTTATCAAAACCTGGACATCACATCCTGTTTTCGAGGCATTTAAGCTACTGACCACAACGTCTGTGGTTTAAATTTGTTCAGGGACCTTTCTCTTGGGCCACTTTGCTTTAACCTTAATCCCATTTTGTTTTTAGGTTTCCTGGCGTCTCTGAAGCTGCCGTCCTATGAGGAAGTGGCGGCTCAgccctccacccctcctccaccctaCAGCTCTGTGTTCACCACTCCACGCTACCCACAGCCCCCTCGTACCGCAGACCCCCACCTGCTCACGCAACATGGCCCTCTGCTGCACCGACCGCTCAGCGATGGTCCATCCTCTCTCAGCTCTGATAACAGGTGACAATGCTTCTAACGCTACTGGGAGAATACTGCTAATATCATTGAGACTATTGTCACAACTACCGCTGCTACCAACTGTAATACCTCAAATCGACGAgaagttatgttttatttttgttgtagaTGAGATACATGACAAACTGTGCACAGTAAGCAGagacaattgctcatgtttaTATAAATTTAGATGAATGATGTGCTTGTATCTTTCTTGTAGCTCCAGTTGTTCCTGTGACTCCTGCTGCCCCTCCTCTCCATGTAGCTCCTCCTTATCAGCGCCTGTCACGTATGAGACTGACACAAGCCACGCCTCCACTCCGAGTGAGGTGGCTCCCCTCACACTTgatgtcaccatggaaaccatcACTGCTGCGGCTTCCTGCTTAGAGGTAAATGAGACACGATTTGCTTCTGAGAGGATTGTGGCCTCAGTGGCCATTGACATCGATGAGGTGGATGCTGCCGGAGCTCAGGAACCTCAGGACTCATCGGTTCCCAACCAGACTGTTACTGTGGCCGTAGTTACCAGGGCGGCCTCCCCTCAgcctccatcctctcctggTTCAGAAATGGCCCTTATTGTTGGAACTTCATCTCCTATAAAGCAACAGCTTGATCTAAGACCATGTACAACGGTAGTTAGCACTTGTAGCTCCAGTATACTCCCTTGTCCAAGTGTTGTTGACTCAGCACTCCCTTCCATCCAAGTAATAAGCGTTGAGTTCCCAGCTGAGGGCCCTAGAACTACCCCTGCTCCGATAATTACACTAAAGTCCAGCCCTTCTACTCCAACAGACGACACTTCTAAAGGGCTGACAGCCGAACTTACTGTAGAGACCCTCAATTTAACAAGGACTTTTGATACATCCAACGTTCCTAGTAGCCCAACTTCAGTACCGTCTCCAGATATTGAAAGAACTTTGGCCTTGCTTACAGGCTCTGCTGGTCTCCCAACCCTGGACCCAAATCCTAGCCTTGTGCCAATCCCAGCACCTTCAACCCTTACCCAAGCTCCAGACCCAGTGCCTACAAACCAAGCCGGAGACACTATAAACTTTACCTGTTCAGAAGTAGAACCCTCTAACCTTACCCCCATTTCAAACCCACTGTTACCTTCAAACCATACCCCAGTGCTAGACTCACAAACTAAAACTACCCTTGTTCCGCTTTCCACATTTAACCCTGGTATAACTCCTTCACATTCTACCCTTACCTTAGCCGCAGATGCAGCACCCATTTTACCCACCTTAGCCCATTGCCAGAACCCAGAGCTGTCACGTCTAACTCCGGTTCCTCCTTGCCCAATTTCAGACTTGCCCCAACACCCAGGGGCTGTAGCTGGTCTTGTATCTTGTCTCAATCCGGATACTGAATCGGGTCCTTGTCTGGTCCTGGCTCAATTGTTCACCGTCCCAACaccttcttcctcctgtccAGCCATAACCATACAGTCTGAATCTTATTTTGCTCCCTCTCAGTCGCCCCCTTCAGCCATATCCCcgtcttcatcctcatcccttcCCTCTCGTCCATTTCTCTCCTCCCAACAAGCCCTggcctccacctccctcccagCCCCAGCTTTACTTCTGGACCCACTCACTGCTCTACACCAGTCTGACAAAGGTGGATCTTCCTCCGGCCATGCTTCCTCACTCTCCCCCTCACCTCGTGCCACTCAGTCCCCTCCGAAACAGACTCTCTTCTCCCCCTGTGTGGATGTCTTTGAACCAGGGCCTCCCCACTGGGAGGACGGAGAAGAgaatcaggaggaggaggacaatgaggatgaagatgatgacatGGGAGCTGATGAGAGCCAGTATAGACATCGACGACTGACTGGTGACTCTGGAATCGAGGTGTGTAGGTGTCGGGTAGAgaaggaagatgatgatgaggaggaggaggaggaagaacagag from Hippoglossus stenolepis isolate QCI-W04-F060 chromosome 23, HSTE1.2, whole genome shotgun sequence carries:
- the LOC118102885 gene encoding flocculation protein FLO11 codes for the protein MEYHSGGSLPLLGRPRYCPGANANGGYLCETGHCCGETGCCTYYYELWWFWLLWTILILFSCCCAYRHRRAKLRVQQQQRQREISLLAYHGANSYPSSMLDLSFLASLKLPSYEEVAAQPSTPPPPYSSVFTTPRYPQPPRTADPHLLTQHGPLLHRPLSDGPSSLSSDNSSSCSCDSCCPSSPCSSSLSAPVTYETDTSHASTPSEVAPLTLDVTMETITAAASCLEVNETRFASERIVASVAIDIDEVDAAGAQEPQDSSVPNQTVTVAVVTRAASPQPPSSPGSEMALIVGTSSPIKQQLDLRPCTTVVSTCSSSILPCPSVVDSALPSIQVISVEFPAEGPRTTPAPIITLKSSPSTPTDDTSKGLTAELTVETLNLTRTFDTSNVPSSPTSVPSPDIERTLALLTGSAGLPTLDPNPSLVPIPAPSTLTQAPDPVPTNQAGDTINFTCSEVEPSNLTPISNPLLPSNHTPVLDSQTKTTLVPLSTFNPGITPSHSTLTLAADAAPILPTLAHCQNPELSRLTPVPPCPISDLPQHPGAVAGLVSCLNPDTESGPCLVLAQLFTVPTPSSSCPAITIQSESYFAPSQSPPSAISPSSSSSLPSRPFLSSQQALASTSLPAPALLLDPLTALHQSDKGGSSSGHASSLSPSPRATQSPPKQTLFSPCVDVFEPGPPHWEDGEENQEEEDNEDEDDDMGADESQYRHRRLTGDSGIEVCRCRVEKEDDDEEEEEEEQRAERMEDSRRGGGGGERDKKGGGNTDLHDSVDCPARGQITTGEELTLCNPTSSTTPTSEDSGEVVIVMETV